From Roseovarius nanhaiticus, one genomic window encodes:
- a CDS encoding Flp family type IVb pilin, with protein MKLTRKTIQIAARTFAKDEDGATAIEYGLFAALVGAVIVGTVATLGNQTNEGFSEMSGALTAAGITGEPSDG; from the coding sequence ATGAAACTGACACGCAAGACAATCCAGATCGCCGCCCGCACCTTTGCAAAGGACGAGGATGGCGCCACCGCAATCGAGTACGGCCTGTTCGCAGCCCTTGTCGGCGCCGTTATCGTCGGCACGGTCGCGACCCTTGGCAACCAGACCAATGAGGGGTTCTCCGAAATGAGCGGTGCGCTCACGGCGGCGGGCATCACCGGAGAGCCGTCGGACGGCTAA